In Deinococcus arcticus, a genomic segment contains:
- a CDS encoding M42 family metallopeptidase: MSDHPLSLAPDRERSEPPVIAHLRQLVRLTGPSGSEGDVVRAVYRAASALADEVRVDAFGNVIAVRRAAAEGARRLLLAAHMDEVGFRVRQITPGGFLRLDKVGGTDDRILPAQRVWVRTQQSRLLGVIGTKSAHLLTDADRQRVVPHPELYVDIGARSADEAVGMGVQLGDPVGFVGILTELGVNTGRYTAHAVDDRAGCAVLLALLEHYQDTPPPVTVIFAFTVQEEVGLRGAQAVAQAHVADAALALDMTAADDTPEFGACHLGLGSGPAVKVMDFSALAHPAIRRGLIAAADASGVPIQHELLRGIGTDAGALQYSGHGIPAGTVSVANRYTHSPVEVVDERDLVGALHLLDTFIQRLPGLDLRFVALDEG; encoded by the coding sequence ATGTCAGACCACCCACTGTCTCTGGCCCCGGACCGGGAGCGCAGTGAGCCCCCTGTGATTGCCCATCTGCGCCAGTTGGTTCGCCTGACCGGGCCCAGCGGCAGCGAAGGAGACGTGGTGCGCGCGGTGTACCGCGCGGCCTCCGCCCTGGCCGACGAGGTGCGCGTGGACGCCTTTGGCAATGTGATTGCCGTGCGCCGCGCCGCCGCCGAAGGCGCCCGGCGCCTGCTGCTGGCCGCCCACATGGACGAGGTGGGTTTCCGGGTGCGGCAGATTACCCCGGGCGGCTTTTTGCGGCTGGACAAGGTGGGCGGCACCGATGACCGCATTCTGCCGGCCCAGCGCGTGTGGGTGCGCACCCAGCAGTCACGGCTGCTGGGCGTGATTGGCACCAAGAGCGCCCACCTGCTTACCGACGCCGACCGCCAGCGCGTGGTGCCGCACCCCGAGCTGTACGTGGACATCGGCGCGCGCAGTGCGGACGAGGCGGTGGGCATGGGCGTGCAACTGGGCGACCCGGTGGGCTTTGTGGGCATCCTGACCGAACTGGGGGTGAACACCGGGCGCTACACCGCGCACGCGGTGGATGACCGCGCCGGGTGCGCCGTGCTGCTGGCGCTGCTTGAGCACTATCAGGACACGCCGCCCCCCGTGACCGTGATTTTTGCGTTCACTGTGCAGGAAGAGGTAGGCCTGCGCGGGGCCCAGGCGGTGGCCCAGGCCCACGTTGCCGACGCGGCCCTGGCCCTGGACATGACGGCCGCCGACGACACCCCGGAGTTTGGTGCCTGTCACCTGGGGCTGGGCAGCGGTCCAGCAGTCAAGGTCATGGACTTTTCCGCGCTGGCCCACCCGGCCATCCGGCGGGGGCTGATCGCCGCCGCCGATGCCAGCGGTGTGCCCATTCAGCACGAACTGCTGCGCGGCATCGGGACTGATGCGGGCGCGCTGCAGTACAGCGGCCACGGGATTCCTGCCGGTACCGTGTCCGTGGCCAACCGCTACACCCACAGCCCCGTAGAGGTGGTGGATGAACGCGACCTTGTCGGCGCCCTGCATCTGCTGGACACCTTTATTCAGCGTCTGCCCGGCCTGGACCTGCGCTTTGTGGCGTTGGACGAGGGCTGA
- the uvrA gene encoding excinuclease ABC subunit UvrA, with the protein MTLPEPLGFVQVRGAREHNLKDVSLQLPRDALVVFTGVSGSGKSSLAFGTLYAEAQRRYLESVSPYARRLFHQVGAPDVDAIDGLPPAVALQQQRGAPTSRSSVGSVTTLSNLVRMLYSRAGDYPEGQGIIYAEGFSPNTPEGACAHCHGLGQVYEVTEASMVPDPSLTIRERAVAAWPQAWGGQNQRDILVSLGTNVDVPWRDLPQDTRDWILFTEEQPVVPVYPGFTPEDTRRAVKRKLTPGYMGTFSSARRHVLHTFANSESAAMKRRVQAYMVSAPCPVCQGKRLRPEALAVRFAGHDITEFSRLPLQALSTLLRPFANGEERGHAQLQATRPEQAAAQERMAADLCARLEVLLDLGLGYLGLDRSTPTLSPGELQRLRLATQLYSHLFGVVYVLDEPSAGLHPADTEALLGALDRLKAAGNSLFVVEHDLDVVRRADWLVDVGPGAGEQGGEILYSGPPSGLQAVAASQTARYLFAGPQRVARPARVPLGWIELSGVTRHNLRDLQVRFPLGVLTSVTGVSGSGKSTLVSQVLVDTLAAQLGQSPPAEDEENLQTPAAVTAQLGGDVHTLSRLVRVDQRPIGRTPRSNLATYTGLFDDVRKLFAQTPLARQRRYSAGRFSFNVKGGRCEHCQGEGWVTVELLFLPSVYAPCPVCHGARYNAQTLEVEYRGKTIAQVLNLTVDAAWTFFQEDAAVFRALDTLREVGLGYLRLGQPATELSGGEAQRIKLATELQRAGRGHTVYVLDEPTTGLHPADVERLRRQLFRLIEAGHTVIAVEHDMQLVTASDWVIDIGPGAGDQGGQIVAQGTPQEVALVAESRTAPYLARALQAQGGASGHPT; encoded by the coding sequence ATGACGCTTCCCGAACCCCTTGGCTTCGTGCAGGTGCGCGGCGCGCGGGAACACAACCTCAAGGACGTGTCCCTGCAGCTGCCCAGAGACGCCCTGGTGGTGTTTACCGGGGTCTCGGGCTCTGGCAAGTCGTCGCTGGCGTTTGGCACGCTGTACGCCGAGGCGCAGCGGCGCTACCTCGAATCGGTCTCGCCCTACGCCCGGCGACTGTTTCACCAGGTGGGCGCGCCGGATGTCGACGCCATTGACGGCCTGCCGCCTGCCGTGGCCCTGCAGCAGCAGCGCGGCGCGCCCACCAGCCGCTCCTCGGTGGGCAGCGTGACCACCCTGTCCAATCTGGTGCGCATGCTGTATTCCCGGGCCGGCGACTACCCCGAAGGGCAGGGCATCATTTACGCCGAGGGCTTTTCGCCCAACACCCCGGAAGGGGCCTGTGCCCACTGTCACGGTCTGGGACAGGTGTACGAGGTCACAGAAGCGTCCATGGTGCCGGACCCCTCGCTCACCATCCGGGAGCGGGCCGTGGCAGCGTGGCCGCAGGCCTGGGGCGGGCAGAACCAGCGCGACATTCTGGTCAGCCTGGGCACCAATGTGGACGTGCCGTGGCGCGATCTGCCGCAGGACACCCGCGACTGGATTCTGTTCACCGAGGAGCAGCCAGTGGTGCCGGTGTATCCAGGCTTCACGCCGGAAGACACCCGCCGGGCGGTGAAGCGCAAACTGACCCCCGGGTACATGGGCACCTTCAGCAGTGCGCGCCGGCACGTACTGCACACGTTTGCCAACAGTGAGAGTGCCGCCATGAAACGGCGGGTGCAGGCGTATATGGTGTCGGCGCCGTGCCCGGTGTGTCAGGGCAAGCGCCTGCGCCCCGAAGCCCTGGCGGTGCGGTTTGCCGGGCACGACATCACCGAGTTTTCGCGGCTGCCGCTTCAGGCGCTTTCAACACTGCTGCGCCCATTTGCCAACGGGGAGGAACGGGGCCACGCCCAGCTGCAGGCCACCCGTCCGGAGCAGGCCGCCGCGCAGGAGCGGATGGCCGCCGACCTGTGCGCCCGCCTGGAGGTGCTGCTGGACCTGGGGCTGGGCTACCTGGGGCTGGACCGCTCCACCCCCACCCTGTCGCCCGGCGAGTTGCAGCGCCTGCGGCTGGCCACGCAGCTGTATTCGCACCTGTTCGGCGTGGTGTACGTCCTGGATGAACCTTCCGCCGGCCTGCACCCCGCCGACACCGAGGCGCTGCTGGGCGCCCTGGACCGCCTGAAGGCCGCCGGCAACTCACTGTTCGTGGTGGAGCATGATCTGGACGTGGTGCGCCGCGCCGACTGGCTGGTGGACGTGGGCCCCGGCGCAGGGGAACAGGGCGGCGAGATTCTGTACAGTGGCCCGCCCAGCGGCCTGCAGGCGGTGGCGGCCTCCCAGACAGCGCGCTACCTCTTCGCTGGGCCTCAGCGCGTTGCCCGGCCAGCCCGCGTGCCATTGGGCTGGATAGAGCTGAGCGGCGTGACGCGGCACAATCTGCGCGACCTGCAGGTGCGCTTTCCGCTGGGTGTGCTGACCAGCGTCACCGGCGTGTCCGGCTCTGGGAAGTCCACCCTGGTGAGTCAGGTGCTGGTGGACACCCTGGCTGCCCAGCTGGGCCAGAGCCCACCCGCCGAAGACGAGGAGAATCTGCAGACCCCAGCCGCCGTGACCGCGCAGCTGGGCGGCGACGTGCACACCCTGTCGCGGCTGGTGCGGGTGGATCAGCGGCCTATTGGGCGCACGCCGCGCAGTAACCTGGCCACGTACACCGGCCTGTTCGACGACGTGCGCAAGCTGTTCGCCCAGACACCCCTGGCCCGGCAGCGCCGCTACAGCGCCGGGCGCTTCTCGTTCAACGTGAAAGGAGGCCGCTGCGAACACTGTCAGGGCGAAGGCTGGGTGACGGTTGAATTGCTGTTCCTGCCCAGCGTGTACGCCCCCTGCCCGGTGTGTCACGGCGCCCGCTACAACGCCCAGACACTGGAAGTAGAGTACCGGGGCAAGACCATTGCCCAGGTGCTGAACCTGACTGTGGACGCCGCCTGGACCTTTTTTCAGGAGGACGCGGCCGTGTTCCGCGCGCTGGACACCCTGCGGGAAGTGGGGCTGGGGTACCTGCGCCTGGGGCAGCCCGCCACCGAACTCTCCGGCGGAGAGGCGCAGCGCATCAAACTGGCCACCGAACTGCAGCGTGCCGGGCGCGGCCACACGGTGTACGTGCTGGACGAACCCACCACCGGCCTGCACCCCGCCGATGTGGAGCGGCTGCGCCGCCAGCTGTTCCGGCTGATCGAGGCGGGTCACACGGTGATTGCCGTGGAGCACGACATGCAGCTTGTGACCGCCAGCGACTGGGTGATTGACATCGGGCCGGGTGCTGGGGACCAGGGAGGGCAGATCGTGGCCCAGGGCACCCCGCAGGAGGTGGCGCTGGTGGCGGAGAGCCGCACGGCGCCTTACCTTGCCCGCGCGCTTCAGGCCCAGGGTGGCGCCAGCGGCCACCCCACCTGA